The following are encoded in a window of Haloarcula halophila genomic DNA:
- a CDS encoding NUDIX domain-containing protein, translating into MPSRPVVTCFLRTDGEILLLCRSDGVGSSPGRWGGVAGHVADDGDPTAPDRDPETAARAEIAEATGLEHAVTLASRGEPFSVADGTDDWLVHPFLFDCDSRAVRTNAETAETAWVQPPEILRRETVPRLWTAYDRVRPRVATVREDRTHGSSWLSVRALEVLRDEAAAVVEGHRDDCETVERPSDDWDGLAALARSLRDARPSMAVLANRINRTMLAASDGRSPATVETAAGRAVEQVCAADREAARAAAEALPARIATLSRSGTVQETLHEAAPEAVLVAESRPGREGIGVAEALAASTDVTLTTDAALAFELDDWDAGAVLVGADRILPDGRLVNKVGTRGAVLSAAAADCEVFVVAASDKIAPEDGYDLEPRSRAEVYDGAADVAVTNPTFDVTPADPVTAVLTEQGRLDPAEIQAVAAAHREWQAWDDG; encoded by the coding sequence ATGCCTTCCCGCCCGGTCGTTACCTGTTTTCTGCGTACCGACGGCGAGATCCTCCTGTTGTGCCGCAGCGACGGGGTCGGCTCCTCTCCCGGCCGGTGGGGCGGAGTTGCCGGACACGTGGCCGACGACGGCGACCCGACCGCGCCGGATCGCGACCCGGAGACCGCAGCGCGGGCCGAGATCGCCGAGGCGACCGGGCTGGAGCACGCAGTCACGCTCGCCAGTCGGGGCGAGCCGTTTTCGGTCGCCGACGGGACGGACGACTGGCTCGTCCATCCGTTCCTCTTCGACTGTGACTCCCGAGCGGTCCGGACGAACGCGGAGACCGCCGAGACAGCGTGGGTCCAGCCCCCCGAGATCCTCCGGCGGGAGACGGTTCCCCGGCTCTGGACGGCCTACGATCGGGTCCGACCGCGCGTGGCGACCGTCCGTGAGGACCGGACCCACGGCTCGTCGTGGCTCTCGGTGCGGGCACTGGAGGTCCTCCGGGACGAGGCGGCCGCCGTCGTCGAAGGACACCGGGACGACTGCGAGACGGTCGAACGGCCCAGCGACGACTGGGACGGACTGGCGGCCCTGGCTCGATCGCTCCGGGACGCTCGTCCCTCGATGGCCGTTCTGGCGAACCGGATCAACCGGACGATGCTGGCCGCGAGCGACGGTCGGTCCCCGGCGACCGTCGAGACTGCGGCCGGCCGAGCGGTCGAACAGGTCTGTGCCGCCGACCGGGAGGCCGCCCGAGCGGCCGCCGAGGCGTTGCCGGCACGGATCGCGACCCTCTCGCGCTCGGGGACGGTCCAGGAGACGCTCCACGAGGCTGCACCCGAAGCGGTCCTGGTCGCCGAGTCACGCCCGGGCCGGGAGGGAATCGGCGTCGCCGAGGCGCTGGCGGCGTCGACGGACGTGACACTCACGACCGACGCCGCGCTGGCGTTCGAACTCGACGACTGGGACGCCGGGGCGGTGCTCGTCGGTGCCGATCGGATCTTGCCGGACGGCCGTCTCGTCAACAAGGTCGGCACCCGCGGGGCGGTGCTGTCGGCCGCAGCCGCCGACTGCGAGGTGTTCGTGGTGGCCGCAAGCGACAAGATCGCTCCCGAGGACGGGTACGACCTCGAACCGCGCTCCCGGGCGGAGGTCTACGACGGTGCGGCCGACGTAGCCGTCACCAACCCGACTTTCGACGTGACGCCGGCCGACCCGGTGACGGCCGTCCTGACCGAGCAGGGCCGACTCGACCCCGCGGAGATCCAGGCAGTCGCCGCCGCTCACCGCGAATGGCAGGCGTGGGACGACGGGTGA
- a CDS encoding aminotransferase class V-fold PLP-dependent enzyme: MDPAELRRSIPALEERTYFNTGASGPSPRHVVEAATGFLERHEFEGHGPRDPYEMGFGAIDDARVVAAEFLGAGTDDLAFTRSTADGISLVAGAIDFQPGDVVVRTDLEHPAGTLPWDRLADTHGVEVRVVPTDRGRLDMAALKDAVEDARLVVLSSLTWTHGTRLPVAEVADVAHDAGAQVLVDAVQSVGHHPVDVTDWGADFVACAGHKWLLGVWGAGMLYVAPGAHDRLRQTRIGYRSVEDPGASEYTYHAGGRRFEVGTTTPAPYVALAEAIETVEAVGFETIQSRVQRLTDRLKAGLGDRLVSPEDYESGLVTFAAEDPEATVQRLGEAGVVVRSLPQPRGAVRASVHAFNTAEDVDRLLDAL, from the coding sequence ATGGACCCTGCCGAGCTTCGCCGGTCGATCCCCGCACTGGAGGAGCGTACGTACTTCAACACCGGAGCGAGCGGCCCCAGCCCGCGCCACGTCGTCGAGGCGGCGACCGGCTTTCTGGAGCGCCACGAGTTCGAGGGCCACGGCCCACGGGACCCCTACGAGATGGGGTTCGGGGCGATCGACGACGCCCGCGTGGTCGCCGCGGAGTTCCTGGGTGCCGGGACCGACGACCTCGCGTTCACCCGGAGCACCGCCGACGGCATCAGCCTCGTCGCCGGTGCGATCGACTTCCAACCCGGCGACGTGGTCGTCCGGACCGACCTCGAACATCCGGCCGGGACCCTCCCCTGGGACCGCCTGGCCGACACCCACGGCGTCGAAGTCCGGGTCGTCCCGACCGACCGGGGACGGCTCGACATGGCGGCGCTGAAAGACGCCGTCGAAGACGCACGGTTGGTCGTCCTGAGTTCGCTCACCTGGACACACGGGACCAGGCTCCCGGTCGCGGAGGTCGCCGACGTCGCCCACGACGCGGGCGCACAGGTGCTCGTCGACGCGGTCCAGTCGGTCGGCCACCACCCCGTCGACGTCACCGACTGGGGCGCGGACTTCGTCGCCTGTGCCGGCCACAAGTGGCTGCTGGGCGTGTGGGGTGCCGGGATGTTGTACGTCGCTCCCGGGGCTCACGATCGACTTCGACAGACCAGGATCGGCTACCGGAGCGTCGAGGACCCCGGCGCGAGCGAGTACACCTACCACGCCGGCGGCCGGCGGTTCGAGGTCGGGACGACCACCCCGGCGCCGTACGTCGCGCTGGCCGAAGCCATCGAGACGGTCGAAGCCGTCGGGTTCGAGACGATACAGTCCCGGGTCCAGCGGCTGACCGACCGGCTGAAAGCGGGACTCGGCGACCGGCTGGTGAGTCCCGAGGACTACGAGTCGGGACTGGTCACCTTCGCCGCCGAGGACCCCGAGGCGACGGTCCAGCGGCTCGGCGAGGCCGGCGTCGTCGTCCGGTCGCTCCCCCAGCCCCGGGGTGCCGTCCGGGCGTCGGTCCACGCGTTCAACACCGCCGAGGACGTCGACCGACTGCTCGACGCGCTGTAG
- a CDS encoding fluoride efflux transporter FluC, protein MNPFVLVGIGGAVGAMARYTTARLLERELVDTLSVNVLGSVLLGLLVTAPAGDAVALAAGTGFCGAFTTFSSFAVETVQLAGDGELRTAALYAGGMFAAALVGVLIGGTLGGAL, encoded by the coding sequence GTGAACCCGTTCGTCCTGGTCGGGATCGGCGGTGCAGTCGGGGCGATGGCCCGATACACGACTGCCCGGCTCCTCGAACGCGAACTGGTCGATACGCTCTCGGTGAACGTCCTCGGCAGCGTCCTCTTGGGTCTGCTGGTCACTGCTCCGGCCGGCGACGCGGTCGCGCTCGCGGCCGGCACCGGATTCTGCGGGGCGTTCACCACGTTCTCGTCGTTCGCGGTCGAGACGGTCCAGTTGGCCGGGGACGGCGAACTCCGGACGGCTGCGCTGTACGCCGGCGGGATGTTCGCGGCGGCGCTGGTCGGTGTCTTGATCGGTGGTACCCTCGGCGGCGCGCTGTAG
- a CDS encoding fluoride efflux transporter FluC, with protein MSGFREGWVGPLALVAVGGCLGAALRHGITVLTPGVAALQDPITGTLAANVLGSFLLGAMAYDAGVGQVVPTRARLLVGTGVLSSLTTYSTFAVQTSGLGPELAALNVAANYGLGFAAVVCGQRLAGWLS; from the coding sequence ATGAGTGGGTTCCGCGAGGGGTGGGTCGGGCCGCTGGCGCTGGTCGCCGTCGGTGGCTGCCTCGGGGCCGCGCTCCGACACGGGATCACCGTCCTGACGCCGGGTGTCGCCGCTCTCCAGGACCCGATCACCGGAACGCTCGCCGCGAACGTGCTCGGGAGCTTCCTGCTGGGTGCCATGGCCTACGATGCGGGCGTCGGCCAGGTCGTGCCCACGCGTGCTAGATTACTCGTCGGGACGGGGGTTCTCTCGTCGCTGACGACCTACAGCACCTTCGCGGTCCAGACCAGCGGCCTCGGTCCGGAACTCGCCGCCCTGAACGTCGCCGCGAACTACGGGCTCGGCTTCGCCGCGGTCGTCTGTGGACAGCGACTCGCGGGGTGGCTGTCGTGA
- a CDS encoding ATP-binding protein, which translates to MVVIGREDEQGPTARLGHYRARDGSRGAHVDLDLDGPHAGLVVGKRGMGKSYTLGVLAEALAETDGVTPVVVDPMGVFAGLADVDAPARVLDPQVRADALGPREWCTLLGVGPESGVGSLLWRATSHAGTLSEMRRWVENADAERSTRRGAANHLSLAADWNVFDPDGLASTAFDSPGVTVLDLSGQTREPAGAVLAAVATTLYRGRVEGTTTRLPWVLVDEAHAFTDGVAAGPLRRLVTRGRQPGVSLWLATQRPSALPAVAVSQADLVLAHRLTARTDIEALTAARPTYLDGEWSTRLPEEPGEALVVDDTTESVHHVRVRERRTPHGGDSPCASAVADP; encoded by the coding sequence ATGGTCGTCATCGGACGCGAGGACGAACAGGGACCGACGGCTCGATTGGGCCACTATCGGGCACGCGATGGGAGCCGCGGGGCACACGTCGACCTGGATCTCGACGGCCCCCACGCCGGCCTGGTCGTCGGGAAGCGCGGGATGGGAAAGAGCTACACGCTGGGCGTCCTCGCGGAGGCGCTGGCCGAGACTGACGGCGTCACCCCGGTCGTCGTCGACCCGATGGGTGTCTTCGCCGGGCTCGCGGACGTGGACGCCCCTGCACGGGTCCTCGATCCACAGGTCCGCGCGGACGCGCTCGGCCCACGTGAGTGGTGTACGCTGCTCGGAGTCGGACCGGAGAGCGGCGTAGGGAGTCTGCTCTGGCGGGCCACGAGCCACGCCGGGACGCTCTCGGAGATGCGTCGCTGGGTCGAGAACGCCGACGCCGAGCGGTCGACACGGCGCGGGGCAGCCAACCATCTGTCGCTGGCGGCCGACTGGAACGTCTTCGACCCCGACGGGCTTGCTTCGACAGCCTTCGACAGCCCCGGGGTGACTGTCCTCGACCTTTCGGGTCAGACCCGCGAGCCCGCGGGTGCAGTGCTCGCGGCGGTCGCGACCACCCTGTATCGGGGGCGAGTCGAGGGGACGACGACGCGACTCCCCTGGGTACTCGTCGACGAGGCGCACGCGTTCACCGACGGCGTCGCTGCCGGCCCCCTCCGTCGGCTCGTCACCCGGGGCCGACAGCCCGGTGTGAGCCTGTGGCTGGCGACACAGCGCCCGAGCGCGCTGCCGGCGGTGGCGGTGTCACAGGCGGATCTCGTTCTGGCACATCGACTGACGGCTCGGACCGACATCGAGGCGCTGACAGCCGCTCGCCCGACGTATCTCGACGGGGAGTGGTCGACACGGCTCCCCGAGGAACCCGGCGAGGCGCTCGTCGTCGACGACACCACCGAGTCCGTCCACCACGTCCGTGTCCGCGAGCGGCGGACGCCACACGGTGGTGACAGTCCGTGCGCGTCCGCTGTAGCTGATCCGTGA
- a CDS encoding DUF7382 domain-containing protein, translated as MFEALWRDERGIEGLPIRLVIALVVGVACMSVMMSTISGIQTLQVTEVDVQPSPEVTEPGSGSVSVTVVDPEGSPVADATVVAKSGTATLSSVETAKTGSGGTASLSLSPSLGPNQDEGTIVFEVKPPAGSSYQDNRANTDLLVVRS; from the coding sequence GTGTTCGAAGCCCTATGGCGGGACGAACGTGGTATCGAAGGACTTCCCATCCGACTGGTCATCGCGCTGGTCGTCGGCGTCGCCTGCATGAGCGTGATGATGAGCACGATCTCGGGCATCCAGACACTCCAAGTCACCGAGGTCGACGTCCAGCCGTCCCCGGAGGTCACAGAACCCGGGAGCGGGTCCGTCTCCGTGACGGTCGTCGATCCCGAGGGGTCGCCGGTCGCCGACGCGACGGTCGTCGCGAAAAGCGGGACGGCGACACTCTCCTCCGTCGAGACCGCGAAGACCGGATCGGGCGGAACGGCGTCGCTGTCGCTGTCGCCGTCGTTGGGTCCCAATCAGGACGAGGGGACGATCGTCTTCGAGGTGAAACCGCCCGCCGGCAGTAGCTACCAGGACAATCGGGCCAATACGGATCTGTTGGTGGTGCGGTCCTAG
- a CDS encoding protein-L-isoaspartate O-methyltransferase family protein, translated as MDTAVLRDDMVDSLQHDSKGVVQSAWLSAAMRSVPREAFVPEEQAYSDRPFEVMGTRVLSPSTAARLLEALAPAEDDDVLVVGAGIGYTAAVLAERVGAANVQAIDITRRLVIEARSNLATAGYDAVLVDRRDGADGLPEYAPYDRILLEAAAINPPRALVDQLAPDGRLVMPLGTGEQTLTIVDADGETDRLGGVAFAPMLVEGEQADTVERNRTQREDRERARKAAETRPGWEHEWIDWD; from the coding sequence ATGGACACGGCGGTGCTGCGGGACGATATGGTCGACAGCCTCCAACACGACAGCAAGGGTGTCGTCCAGAGTGCGTGGCTGTCGGCGGCGATGCGGTCGGTCCCACGGGAGGCGTTCGTCCCCGAGGAGCAGGCCTACTCCGACCGGCCCTTCGAAGTCATGGGGACGCGGGTCCTCTCGCCCAGCACTGCCGCCCGTCTGCTGGAGGCGCTGGCACCGGCCGAAGACGACGACGTACTCGTGGTGGGTGCCGGGATCGGCTACACCGCGGCGGTGCTGGCCGAGCGGGTCGGTGCGGCGAACGTCCAGGCGATCGATATCACCCGGCGGCTGGTCATCGAAGCGCGGTCGAACTTAGCGACCGCCGGCTACGATGCGGTCCTCGTCGACCGACGGGACGGTGCCGACGGGCTCCCCGAGTACGCCCCCTACGACCGCATCCTGCTGGAGGCTGCTGCCATCAACCCACCCCGAGCGCTGGTCGACCAGCTCGCGCCAGACGGCCGGCTCGTGATGCCGCTCGGGACCGGCGAGCAGACGCTGACGATCGTCGACGCCGACGGCGAGACCGACCGCCTGGGCGGCGTCGCGTTCGCGCCGATGCTCGTCGAGGGCGAGCAAGCCGACACCGTCGAACGAAACCGGACCCAACGCGAGGACCGCGAACGCGCCCGGAAAGCAGCGGAGACGCGACCGGGCTGGGAACACGAGTGGATCGACTGGGACTAG
- a CDS encoding protein-L-isoaspartate(D-aspartate) O-methyltransferase produces MSDPARDRAALVDRLRSRERIDDERVLDALETVPRHEFVPEARRHRAYVDSPLPIGEEQTISAPHMVAIMATLLELQPGDRVLEIGTGCGYHAAVTAELVGAEHVFSVEYHDSLAQAARERLAATGYGDVSVRTGDGKQGWADHAPYDRSYLTCAAPEFPRAVVEQTRPGGLVLAPIGNGRQRLVRARRRADGSLDRETHGGVRFVPLK; encoded by the coding sequence ATGAGCGACCCGGCGCGGGACCGCGCGGCGCTGGTCGACCGGCTCCGGAGCCGCGAGCGGATCGACGACGAGCGGGTTCTCGACGCACTCGAAACGGTCCCCAGACACGAGTTCGTTCCCGAGGCGCGGCGCCACCGTGCATACGTCGACAGTCCGCTCCCTATCGGCGAGGAACAGACCATCTCCGCGCCACATATGGTCGCGATCATGGCGACGCTGCTGGAACTCCAGCCCGGCGACCGCGTCCTGGAGATCGGGACCGGCTGTGGCTACCACGCCGCGGTCACGGCCGAACTGGTCGGAGCAGAGCACGTCTTCAGCGTCGAGTACCACGACTCGCTGGCACAGGCAGCACGGGAACGACTGGCAGCGACGGGATACGGGGACGTATCGGTCCGTACCGGCGACGGTAAGCAGGGCTGGGCCGACCACGCTCCCTACGACCGCAGCTACCTCACCTGCGCCGCGCCGGAGTTTCCGCGGGCGGTGGTCGAACAGACCCGTCCCGGCGGATTGGTACTCGCCCCCATCGGGAACGGGCGCCAGCGACTGGTCCGGGCACGCCGGCGCGCCGACGGCTCGCTGGACCGGGAGACACACGGCGGTGTGCGATTCGTTCCACTCAAATGA
- a CDS encoding HVO_0476 family zinc finger protein, which translates to MTTVSPGERVGLPCPACSPDVETVHEVLKEGGQVTVRCTECDHVHKEQLPEETTVPRNVVVSQDGESFTAQVDVPEDEQLAVGEEFLLETEEAVVTARITSLETAEGREEEAPTSAVETIWSRAVGNVAVNVTMHPKDGRHDETESFKLQVPGDYQFQVGETETFGDEEFTVEGIHIRDDAHGYDFDKLDYEGDSAVAKDINRLYVRDESTTAWSAW; encoded by the coding sequence ATGACTACAGTTTCACCCGGCGAACGGGTCGGCCTCCCCTGTCCCGCCTGTTCGCCCGACGTCGAGACCGTCCACGAAGTGTTGAAAGAGGGCGGCCAGGTCACTGTCCGGTGTACCGAATGTGACCACGTCCACAAGGAACAGCTCCCGGAGGAGACGACTGTCCCACGGAACGTCGTCGTCTCCCAGGACGGGGAATCGTTCACCGCCCAGGTCGACGTCCCCGAAGACGAACAACTCGCGGTCGGGGAGGAGTTCCTCTTAGAGACCGAGGAAGCCGTCGTGACCGCCCGGATCACCAGCTTAGAGACCGCCGAGGGCCGCGAGGAGGAGGCACCGACCAGCGCCGTCGAGACCATCTGGTCCCGAGCCGTCGGGAACGTCGCCGTCAACGTCACCATGCATCCCAAAGACGGCCGCCACGACGAGACCGAGAGCTTCAAGCTCCAGGTCCCCGGCGATTATCAGTTCCAGGTCGGCGAGACCGAGACCTTCGGCGACGAGGAGTTCACCGTCGAGGGCATCCACATCCGCGACGACGCCCACGGCTACGACTTCGACAAACTGGACTACGAGGGCGACAGCGCCGTCGCGAAGGACATCAACCGGTTGTACGTCCGCGACGAGTCGACGACCGCGTGGTCGGCCTGGTAG
- a CDS encoding DUF1648 domain-containing protein translates to MPRYRPADALNVGIVLLTALLGVALWPRLPAEMAIHFSASGVPDNYVPKAVGVALLPAIMLAVFLFVKTAFSYDPPSDSRVPTVVTVATTGFLGALHALVLAWNVGYPVPMDSVLVGALVWAVALCGYVYRREGVSLT, encoded by the coding sequence ATGCCTCGATATCGGCCCGCTGACGCGTTGAACGTCGGTATCGTTCTCCTGACGGCGCTACTGGGGGTTGCCCTCTGGCCACGGCTCCCCGCCGAGATGGCGATCCACTTTTCGGCTTCCGGAGTGCCGGACAACTACGTCCCGAAAGCCGTCGGCGTCGCGTTGCTGCCGGCGATCATGCTCGCGGTGTTCCTGTTCGTGAAGACGGCATTCAGCTACGACCCACCGAGCGACTCCCGCGTTCCAACGGTCGTGACGGTCGCGACGACGGGTTTTCTCGGCGCGCTCCACGCGCTCGTCCTCGCCTGGAACGTCGGCTATCCGGTGCCGATGGACTCCGTCCTGGTCGGGGCGCTCGTGTGGGCGGTGGCACTGTGTGGCTACGTCTACCGCCGGGAAGGGGTCTCGCTCACGTGA
- a CDS encoding aminopeptidase, which yields MDNSSLRRPAETAIKQCLNLQPDESCAVVTDDKRKAIGEALARVAAEITEDTVFVRYPPGDQHGEEPPAPVAGAMRTADVVLAPTTKSLSHTDARSEANAAGARVATLPGITEDVFLMGLDADYDSIREHCEAVLEQVRDAGEIRVTSPQGTDITFGLGSREWRLDTGIVHEPGEMSNLPAGEVFVAPETADGRFVVDGTMRPHGKLDGKHLTFEVEDGFVTEIDDPDVRRELDAAAEEVGRDAYNLAELGIGTNVAVTELVGSVLLDEKAGGTVHIAVGDDHAIGGDTHVPIHLDGILTEPTVYADGDRIELPSAE from the coding sequence ATGGACAACTCGTCGCTCAGACGGCCAGCAGAGACAGCCATCAAGCAGTGTCTGAACCTCCAACCCGACGAATCCTGTGCGGTCGTCACCGACGACAAGCGCAAGGCGATCGGCGAGGCCCTCGCCCGGGTCGCCGCCGAGATCACCGAGGACACCGTCTTCGTTCGATACCCGCCGGGGGACCAACACGGAGAGGAACCACCGGCGCCGGTCGCCGGCGCGATGCGGACCGCGGACGTGGTGTTGGCGCCGACGACCAAGAGCCTGAGCCACACCGACGCCCGTAGCGAGGCCAACGCCGCCGGCGCTCGGGTCGCGACGCTGCCCGGTATCACAGAGGACGTGTTCCTGATGGGGCTGGACGCCGACTACGACAGCATCCGCGAGCACTGTGAAGCGGTCCTCGAACAGGTTCGGGACGCCGGCGAGATCCGGGTCACCTCCCCACAGGGGACCGACATCACCTTCGGCCTCGGCAGTCGGGAGTGGCGACTCGATACCGGAATCGTCCACGAACCGGGCGAGATGTCGAACCTGCCGGCCGGCGAGGTGTTCGTCGCCCCCGAGACAGCCGACGGCCGGTTCGTCGTCGACGGGACGATGCGCCCACACGGGAAACTCGACGGAAAGCACCTGACCTTCGAAGTCGAGGACGGGTTCGTCACCGAGATCGACGACCCCGACGTTCGGCGGGAACTCGACGCGGCCGCCGAGGAGGTCGGGCGGGACGCCTACAACTTGGCGGAACTGGGCATCGGGACGAACGTCGCCGTGACGGAACTGGTTGGATCGGTCCTCCTCGACGAGAAAGCCGGCGGGACAGTCCACATCGCCGTCGGCGACGACCACGCGATCGGTGGGGACACCCACGTGCCGATCCACCTGGACGGTATCCTGACCGAACCGACGGTGTACGCCGACGGCGACCGGATCGAGTTGCCATCGGCCGAGTGA
- a CDS encoding type II glyceraldehyde-3-phosphate dehydrogenase, whose amino-acid sequence MLHVGINGFGTIGKRVADAVRAQPDMTVAGVSKRTPNFEATIAHDRGYDLYAAGEDGRAPFDTAGLHTEGTVHDLVAASDVVVDTTPGGIGAKNADLYADYDTPAIFQGGEDPDVAEMSFNARANYESALNADTARVVSCNTTGLSRLFAPLRERYGIEKARVTLVRRGGDPGQTSRGPINDTLPDPVEIPSHHGPDVQTVFPDIDVDTMGMKVPTTQMHTHSVNVTLESTPSATAVRELLTAESRLFLIPETLGIDGAGKLKEYTRDAGRPRGDVWENCIWAESVTVEDNDLYLFQAIHQEADVVPENIDAVRALSGRTPDAARSISRTDEALGIGRGLVQHGGSTARRTADD is encoded by the coding sequence ATGCTCCATGTGGGCATCAACGGCTTTGGCACGATCGGCAAACGAGTCGCCGACGCGGTGCGTGCCCAGCCCGATATGACCGTCGCTGGCGTCTCGAAACGGACACCGAATTTCGAGGCGACGATCGCACACGACCGTGGTTACGACCTCTATGCGGCCGGTGAGGACGGCCGCGCTCCGTTCGACACCGCTGGACTCCACACCGAGGGGACGGTCCACGATCTCGTCGCGGCCAGCGACGTCGTAGTCGATACGACGCCGGGCGGGATCGGGGCGAAAAACGCCGACCTCTACGCCGACTACGACACGCCGGCGATCTTCCAGGGCGGCGAGGACCCCGACGTAGCCGAGATGAGCTTCAACGCCAGAGCGAACTACGAGTCCGCGTTGAACGCCGACACCGCCCGCGTGGTCTCGTGTAACACGACCGGCCTGTCACGCCTGTTCGCCCCGCTGCGGGAACGCTACGGCATCGAGAAGGCCCGGGTGACCCTGGTCCGGCGCGGCGGTGACCCCGGTCAGACCAGTCGCGGGCCGATCAACGACACCCTCCCCGATCCAGTGGAGATCCCCTCCCACCACGGCCCCGACGTCCAGACGGTCTTTCCCGACATCGACGTCGACACAATGGGGATGAAAGTGCCGACGACACAGATGCACACCCACAGTGTCAACGTCACGCTGGAGTCGACCCCGTCGGCCACGGCGGTCCGGGAACTGCTGACGGCGGAGTCCCGGCTGTTTCTCATCCCGGAGACGCTGGGGATCGACGGGGCCGGGAAGCTCAAAGAGTACACCCGCGACGCCGGCCGTCCGCGGGGTGACGTCTGGGAGAACTGCATCTGGGCGGAGTCGGTCACCGTCGAGGACAACGACCTCTATCTGTTCCAGGCGATCCACCAGGAGGCCGACGTCGTCCCCGAGAACATCGACGCCGTCCGCGCGCTGTCCGGACGGACCCCCGACGCCGCCCGTAGCATCAGCCGGACCGACGAGGCACTGGGGATCGGACGCGGCCTGGTCCAACACGGTGGAAGCACCGCCCGGCGGACAGCCGACGACTGA
- a CDS encoding metallophosphoesterase, whose protein sequence is MHVGIVSDTHDNLALVEAAVETFSEADVDAVVHCGDFVAPFSVTPFEGDWTFYAARGNNDGEWAVQSTVAEFGTYLGEMGEITLDGAETAVYHGTSGAIVDALVECGNYDYVFHGHSHERGTEEYEGTVRVNPGGIAIPPAPEAFSVATLDTESGDLTFHELG, encoded by the coding sequence ATGCACGTGGGCATCGTCTCCGATACGCACGACAACCTGGCGCTAGTCGAGGCCGCAGTCGAGACTTTCAGCGAGGCGGACGTCGACGCGGTCGTCCACTGTGGCGACTTCGTCGCGCCGTTCTCGGTGACACCCTTCGAGGGCGACTGGACGTTCTATGCCGCGCGGGGCAACAACGACGGCGAGTGGGCCGTCCAGTCGACCGTCGCGGAGTTCGGGACGTACCTGGGTGAGATGGGCGAGATCACGCTCGACGGCGCGGAAACCGCAGTGTATCACGGGACCAGCGGCGCCATCGTCGACGCCTTGGTCGAGTGTGGTAACTACGACTACGTCTTCCACGGGCACTCACACGAGCGTGGGACCGAGGAGTACGAGGGGACGGTCCGGGTCAACCCCGGTGGCATCGCCATCCCGCCGGCGCCCGAGGCGTTCTCGGTCGCGACGCTGGACACCGAGAGCGGGGACCTGACGTTCCACGAACTCGGGTAA
- a CDS encoding DUF7533 family protein, which translates to MAGGILDTIGLLTVVVFAVPVALFGAEHLLRGEFVAGVGFLGIAAGMVAVERYLVTPTDVPAMAAEKTVGAVAKTDDPDEDE; encoded by the coding sequence ATGGCAGGGGGCATCCTCGACACGATCGGCCTGCTGACGGTCGTCGTGTTCGCCGTTCCCGTCGCGCTGTTCGGCGCAGAGCACCTGCTCCGGGGCGAGTTCGTCGCCGGCGTCGGCTTCCTGGGGATCGCTGCCGGGATGGTCGCCGTCGAGCGATATCTGGTCACCCCGACCGACGTGCCGGCGATGGCCGCGGAGAAGACCGTCGGTGCCGTCGCCAAAACTGACGATCCCGACGAAGACGAGTAG